The Pseudomonadota bacterium sequence GGCTGCCTCGCCTGCGGGCTCGATGCGGCACTTGCATAGGTTACCAGCGTCTTGTCGCACCCGCGATCTGATCGAAACCGAGCAGGCTCTGGCCGAGGTGGTGACCGAGCTGCAGTCGGCCACACGGGTCGGGCTCGACACCGAAGGCGACGGCTTCTTCCGCTACCGGGCTCGGCTGTGTACCGTGCAGCTGTCGACAGCAGATAGCGCCTATGTGATCGATACCCTACGGGTCGAGCCCGCCCCCCTCTGCGAGCTCCTCGCAGACACCGGCCCAACCAAGATCGTGCACGATGCCGGCTTCGATGCCAAGCTGCTGGCCGAGCGAGGCGTCCCACTAGGACGCGTGTTCGATACATCGGTCGCGGCGCGTTTCCTGGGTGAGGCGCAAACCGGACTCTCGGCGTTGGTCCGCAAGCATCTCGGCGTCGAGCTCCCCAAGGAGCACCAGCGCGCCGATTGGGGAAAACGTCCCCTGGCGCCCGAGTCTCTAGCCTACTTGCTGAACGACGTGCGCTATTTGATTCCGCTGGCCGAGCAACTCCTTGACAGGTGCCGGCGAAAGGACATCGAGACCGAGGTCGACGAGGAGTGCCTTTACGTGCTGCATCAGGCCACACATCGCGCCGAGCCCACCAAGCCGGCTTGGAGGCGCATACGGGGTGCGGTCGAGCTCGATCGGACGCAGCAGGCTCGACTCCAACAGCTCGTCCGCGTGCGCGAGCGCTTCGCACGTGACCGGGACGTGCCCGCCTTTCGCATCTTGGTGAACTCGGTCTTGCTACGGCTGGCCCGTTCAGCACCTCAAGACGTGCAGGCCGTCCGGCGCACGTTGGGCAGCGCGCAGACGCCCGGACTTGCGTATGCCGTCGTCGAGTCGCTCAAGGGTGTGCGCGCAGACGCTTGCAGCGTGGATAGTGAGGACCAAGCGACCCCCATGCCATCACCGGCCGAACGGGCTCGGCGCCGCCGCTGTGCGAAGACGCTGAGCGCCTGGCGCGATCGCATCGCCCGGGAACGACGCGTCGATGCGCAGGCCGTCCTCCCCGGTCACTGTCTGCGTGATCTTTGCACGCTCAGGCCGCCATCGCTGGACGAATTGAGCCAGATCCAGGGCCTGGGTCGCGTGCGAGCAGAGCGCTACGGAACCACGTTGCTGGCGCTGCTC is a genomic window containing:
- a CDS encoding ribonuclease D → MHRLPASCRTRDLIETEQALAEVVTELQSATRVGLDTEGDGFFRYRARLCTVQLSTADSAYVIDTLRVEPAPLCELLADTGPTKIVHDAGFDAKLLAERGVPLGRVFDTSVAARFLGEAQTGLSALVRKHLGVELPKEHQRADWGKRPLAPESLAYLLNDVRYLIPLAEQLLDRCRRKDIETEVDEECLYVLHQATHRAEPTKPAWRRIRGAVELDRTQQARLQQLVRVRERFARDRDVPAFRILVNSVLLRLARSAPQDVQAVRRTLGSAQTPGLAYAVVESLKGVRADACSVDSEDQATPMPSPAERARRRRCAKTLSAWRDRIARERRVDAQAVLPGHCLRDLCTLRPPSLDELSQIQGLGRVRAERYGTTLLALLASSCTGE